The following proteins are co-located in the Podarcis raffonei isolate rPodRaf1 chromosome 5, rPodRaf1.pri, whole genome shotgun sequence genome:
- the P2RY13 gene encoding P2Y purinoceptor 13, whose translation MNGSLSISNGTSSLAGQCHRDTRITHVVFPVLYGILFLAGFLLNSLALLAFFQIRTTSSFHVYLKNILLSDFVMTLMLPLKILTDSELGLWQLKAFVCRFSAVIFYETMYISIVLLGLISLDRFLKIVRPFGKFWLHNVTSAKILSGSVWFFFFALSLPNMILSNREATRLSVRKCASLKNQLGLKWHEAVNYICQLIFWTVLILMLLFYIIIAKKICSSYVKTQTRECKIKQRAKSKVFIIVAVFFICFGPFHFARVPYTLSQIGKNIDCSMQNQLYIAKESTLWLATANICMDPLIYIFLCRQFVEKAFCVKSRKSRYTTQENQTIALDTGIST comes from the coding sequence ATGAATGGAAGTCTCAGCATCTCCAATGGGACATCATCCTTGGCTGGACAATGCCACCGAGACACCAGGATAACGCATGTGGTATTCCCAGTCCTGTACGGCATTCTTTTCCTTGCTGGATTTCTGCTGAACAGTTTGGCTCTGTTGGCTTTCTTCCAGATTCGGACCACATCGAGTTTCCACGTGTACCTTAAGAATATATTGCTTTCTGATTTCGTAATGACACTGATGCTGCCGCTGAAGATTCTGACGGATTCAGAACTTGGGCTGTGGCAACTTAAAGCTTTCGTCTGCCGTTTCTCGGCTGTAATATTCTACGAGACAATGTACATAAGCATTGTGCTCCTTGGACTTATTTCACTAGACAGGTTCCTCAAGATCGTTCGGCCATTTGGGAAGTTTTGGTTGCATAATGTCACTTCAGCAAAAATTCTTTCTGGCTCTGTGTGGTTCTTCTTTTTCGCTCTCTCCTTGCCAAACATGATTTTGTCAAACCGTGAGGCCACACGACTCTCTGTAAGGAAGTGTGCTTCCCTGAAGAATCAGTTGGGACTGAAGTGGCACGAAGCTGTCAACTACATATGCCAGCTCATCTTCTGGACTGTGCTAATCTTAATGCTCCTGTTTTATATAATTATTGCTAAGAAGATCTGTAGCTCTTATGTAAAAACCCAGACAAGAGAGTGCAAGATCAAACAAAGGGCAAAGAGCAAGGTATTTATAATTGTAGCTGTTTTCTTCATCTGCTTTGGCCCTTTTCATTTCGCCCGAGTACCTTACACTCTTAGCCAGATTGGCAAGAATATTGACTGCAGTATGCAGAACCAACTATACATTGCTAAAGAAAGCACCCTCTGGTTAGCAACTGCAAACATATGTATGGACCCACTGATATACATATTCTTGTGCCGACAATTTGTTGAAAAGGCTTTTTGTGTTAAATCACGAAAATCTAGGTATACAACTCAAGAAAATCAAACTATTGCACTGGACACTGGAATATCTACATAG